AGGAAAGACGGAGTTCTCGCCCCAACTGGAAAATGTTGCGATCGAACCAGGAGCGGAGTGCCCCATCCACGTGTTCCGTTTGGTTGACAGATGAATCGTTTTCCATACGGGGATTTTTTCCCTGTTGAGGTACATTCATGAAAGCCCGTTCATCATATAAGTTTAACAGCTCAATGCGTCAAGAGATCGGGAACATTAATTTTCCTTAATAACAATGAACTCAAGATCAAGACATTATATTGCGTTTTTTTTCAATATCCCCTCTTGACAATCTTGAATGAGAAATTATTTCTGTGAGAAAGACGAAGACGCCGGCACGACCATCACCATCGACACAATCGAGTGAGGACATCGTGAGAACCGATCAACCAAAAAGGAGGGCTGATCATGCTTATTCGTAAATTTGAACGGTGGCCGTTTGAAGATTTCTGGGACGGGGTTTTTGCGCTCAATCGTATTCGACGTGATTTAGATAGTCTGCTTCAAAGCCGGGAAACCGATAATGGCATGCACTCGTCAGCTGGAGTTTTCCCTCTCATGAACGTATCGGAGGACCATGAAAACTACTACGTTCGGTCGGAGATTCCGGGAATGACGCTGGATAAACTGGACGTGTCCGTGACTGGCCGAAGCCTGACCGTTGGAGGGGAGCGGAAAATCCCTTCCGAAGAAAACACCGTGCGTTACCATCGACGAGAGCGCGAAGCGGGAAAGTTTCGTAGGCAATTGAATCTTCCCACTGATGTTGAAGGAGAACGGGTCCAGGCGAAATACCGTCATGGCATCCTCATGGTCGTCCTGCCAAAAGCTGAAAGCGCCAAGCCTAGGAAAATTTCCATCAGTGGCTGACCCATGAACAGAATAATGCAGAGGATTCATTGTCATCATTGCAGGGAGGAACACATCATGGATACAGAAACTCAGGACATTCAGGCCCGTGAGAAACAAGAAGTCAAATCGACGACCGAACAGACGTCCACGGGAAAGGTTTATACACCCAGCGTGGATATTTTTGAAGACGACCAAGCACTCATCATCGTCGCCGACATGCCAGGCGTCCAAACAGATGATGTCAATATTGATCTCAGAGACGATGTCTTGACCTTGACGGGCATACCTTCAGTGTCGGTTTCTGAACAAGAACGGTACCTCATTCAAGAGTTCGAGACAGGCAAGTACTTTCGCCAATTTACGCTATCCGAAGTCATTGACCAGACCAACATTCAGGCAAAGCTGAACAATGGCGTATTACGTGTAACTCTGCCAAAAGTCGGACCGGCCAAACCTCACAAGGTAAAAATTACGGAAGGATAATTACCTCTGCTCACCTCAAGAGGCAGCCGCTCATGGCTGCCTCTTGGACAAGCTCACAAGCTTCCGCTCATTCATCATTCTCGGCTCAGTTTTCTCATTCATGACGTTAGCCAAACACGGTTTTTGCACAGACCCAGAAATCTCGACGCCAGCTGACTGGCAAAAACATTGCTCCACGATATCCCATCAAATCGCACAGTAAAACCTTTCAAGCCTCCTCTCCCTCTTGTACCTGATCAACGTGAAATAGCGATTGCCTGTGGAATAGTATGGTCGTAATAGCTACAATCACCCCGTATTCATACGCTATGAAGATTCATTCGCATTGATCTCAAACATCAAGCCCGGAGCGTCACACGATGAGTCTATCTTCAAAAAACAGCTTTGACTATGACCTCGTTTGTATTGGTAGCGGGCCGGCAGGACAACGGGCAGCGGTCCAGGCAGCCAAACTCGGCAAAAAGGTCGCGATCGTCGAAAAACGGCCGCTTGTTGGAGGAACTTGCCTGGATAAAGGAACGATTCCGAGTAAAACGTTCCGTGAAGCAGTCTTGACGCTCTCTCACCGGGAAGATTCCCACCACCCACACACAACATCCGCCACCATTCGACCGACTGCGAGTAATTTACTATCACGTGTGAATGATATCATCCAATTTGAAGGTGAAGTGGTCGAAAACCAATTATTCCGAAATAATGTGAAGATGCTGAAAGGCGATGCCTTCTTTAGCGATCCACACACACTCCGGATCACCGCAGAAGGAGACTCTGAGTCTGTTACCGCAGAGAATATCCTCATTGCCGTAGGCACCATACCCGCTCCGACACCCAATGTCCCCGTGGACGGGACAACGGTAGTCAATAGCGACGGAGTGCTAAACCTCGAGCAACTGCCGAAAACACTAGCTGTGGTCGGGGCCGGAGTGATCGGAATTGAATATGCCTCGATGTTCGCGGAATTGGGCCTTGAAGTAATCGTCGTGGATGGCCGGGATCGCCCGCTCGAATTCCTCGATGAAGAGATTGTTGACGAACTGATCCATCAGATGCGGAACAAAAATGTCCTGTTTCGATTGAATGAAACCGTGAGTCACCTCGAGATATCTTCTCATCCCCATAGACGGGCTATCTTACAGCTAGAGTCAGGCAAACGCTTGGTTTCAGATACCGTCTTGTATGCGATCGGGCGCAGAGGCGCGACGGATTCCCTCAATTTGAAAGCCGCAGGCCTGGAGACCGACAATCGGGGACGATTGAACGTCAATGAGCAATTCCAAACCGCCGTTCCGCATATCTTCGCCGCAGGCGATGTCATTGGGTACCCCAGTCTGGCCGCGACCTCATCCGAGCAGGGCCGGCTTGCAGCCTGTTACGCATTTAAGGTTCCGACTCATCCTATGGTCGACCATTTTCCGATTGGTATTTACTCTATCCCGGAAATCTCCATGGTCGGCAAAACAGAGAAGGCCCTGACAGAAGCCAAAATACCCTACGAGTCCGGGATTGCTCGATACCGAGAAATCGCCCGCGGTGCGATCATGGGTGATCAGACTGGCTTGTTCAAAATGTTATTTCATCGCGATGATCATCGGTTGCTGGGCGTACATGCGATTGGCACGGGAGCCACTGAATTGATCCACGTAGGGCAGGCTGTCCTGGGTATGGGGGGAGGATTGGACTATTTTATGAAAACGGTCTTTAATTATCCGACCCTGGCCGAATGCTATAAAGTCGCGGCACTCGATGCGTATAATAAGTTACAGGAATGAAGATACCAAAAGAATGGCGCGATTTGCGGCCAAGGACAGCCTAGGCAGTGGATTTTTCGGGACTTCATGTTGGACGACATATCTAATTACCTGGAGGACATATGACTATCGACAGCACAACACAAAAAACGTTAAGGGAGAGCCGGTTCGGACAAATCACCGCTGATAAATTAATGGAAACCGCGGTTCGATCAGAGACGAGTGAAGCCACCGCGGAGTTGATCGCCTCGATGTTAATGGAAGGCTTTGGCTCAGTTCCGATCATCGATCATGATGATCGTCTACTGGGGATCGTCTCCGAGTTTGATCTGCTGAACACCATTGCCAGTGGAAAAACCCTTGCTCAGGTCAAAGCCGGAGAAATCATGACCAGCAATCCCATCTCGGTTACCACCGATACCGACGTCTTCACGGTGATTGAAGTCCTGCAGAACAATCATCTTATCCGGGTGCCAGTCGTCAATTCTTCAGGAAAACTCGTGGGAATTTTAGCACGCCGCGATGTTCTGCGAGGTTATTTACAGGCAAATGCTTCATGGTAGAAAGCACCGTAGATACCCACTGGCTCACGCCGGTGGGTATCTACTCTTTTGAAAGACAATATCTGCTTCACCATTTTGCTTCATTCTTACGGACTGCATCTCCTCATAAGAAACAAGAACTGTAAGCTTCCCCATCAATTGGACAGTTCCAAGATAGAGTTTTTGAGCCTCGACCGTCTACCCTCTTAACCAAGCACCTGCAATAAACTTCAACAAAACCAGTTCTTCATTTCTCACTTCAATAGAATTTAAACAATGCGATACGGTCTGATGAGCCTATGGATGATTCATAAGATACAGACGACAGCGAATCCCAATACGCCCCAGTACACGGGAATCAGTTCACTCTGCTCAATCTCATATCTCCAGCGTACGGTAATTATGGAAAACGAGCATAAAGTTCAACGCCCACGAGCCCCTAATGTGTATAATGACGGTATTAGGACCAGAATTCCTTTGGATAAAATCTCAAGACTGCACTGGAAGAATACTTCAAATGCTCATCCCGAGAATCACACCTTTCCAAGGAGCCCAAGACATGCCTATCAAAATTCTTCTCATCAGCATCACTCTCTGTCTTTTAGGATTACCGCAAGCCTTCGCGGATATGGGGCCGTCTCCTCATCCCTCTGCAGATCCACACGAAGGGTACGGACAAGCGGACCTGCCACAGGGCATTATCGGAGTGGCCCTGCATATCTCGGCCCACAAGGTCGGCGACTCCGCCACACTCTACGTCAGAGCCGTACACCCCGAAGGCCCCGCAGCGAAGGCTGGCATTGCTCACGGAGATGAGATTCTGCTGGTCGATGATGAGCCACTAACAGGGAAGACTTATCAAGAAATTGTTGCGATGATCCGCGGCGACATAGGGCAATCCGTCCAGCTCAAGATCAAAGGAGAACGAGGGGTGCGTGAGGTCTCCATTCTAAGAGTTTCCGAAGATATGTTGACGGGAAAAAAGAAGACGTAACATTTCATGAAGTATGACAATGTGTGGCGCTAAGGGGCGGGGACATGCGGACGAGTGCCTGTCGAACGCCATACCATGGCATAAGCAGACGAAAACGCATGGAACAAGATTACAACATGCCTCGACTAGGAATCAGTCGATGTCTATTGGGCGATGAGGTCCGTTATGATGGGAGGCACAAACGCGATCATTTTCTGACCTCTGTTCTCGGCCACTACGTTCAATGGGTGCCAGTGTGCCCTGAGGTCGAAGCAGGACTCGGAGTTCCCCGGGAAGCCATGCAGTTGGTCGAGCCCGCTGAATCTCCGAGACTCCTGACGATCAACACAAAAAAAGATCTCACAGGTCTCATAAATCGATTTTCAAACAAAAGAATTCGGGAGCTGAAAGATCTACGGCTCGATGGCTACGTCTTCAAGAAAGATTCACCGAGTTGTGGCATTCGACATGTCCAACTCTATGACTCAGAGGATAGGCCAAGACCAAAAGGTGTTGGTTTGTTTGCTCAAGCCTTTCAACAATCATTTCCGTCAATTCCCATCGAAGATGAAGGACGGTTACAGGATGTATCGAATCGCGAAAACTTTATTGCACAGGTCTTCTGTTCCTATCGCTGGAATCAACTTTTCAAGCAAGCCTTCACCCACAAAGCCATCATGACTTTCCATGCACAACATAAATATCTTCTGCTCGCTCATTCACGGACTCATTATGAAGACCTTGGCCGATTGGTGGCCTCAGCTAAAGACTTCACTCCGAGAAGGTTAGCCATGCTCT
The genomic region above belongs to Nitrospirales bacterium and contains:
- a CDS encoding Hsp20/alpha crystallin family protein; the encoded protein is MLIRKFERWPFEDFWDGVFALNRIRRDLDSLLQSRETDNGMHSSAGVFPLMNVSEDHENYYVRSEIPGMTLDKLDVSVTGRSLTVGGERKIPSEENTVRYHRREREAGKFRRQLNLPTDVEGERVQAKYRHGILMVVLPKAESAKPRKISISG
- a CDS encoding Hsp20/alpha crystallin family protein, with the translated sequence MDTETQDIQAREKQEVKSTTEQTSTGKVYTPSVDIFEDDQALIIVADMPGVQTDDVNIDLRDDVLTLTGIPSVSVSEQERYLIQEFETGKYFRQFTLSEVIDQTNIQAKLNNGVLRVTLPKVGPAKPHKVKITEG
- the sthA gene encoding Si-specific NAD(P)(+) transhydrogenase, translated to MSLSSKNSFDYDLVCIGSGPAGQRAAVQAAKLGKKVAIVEKRPLVGGTCLDKGTIPSKTFREAVLTLSHREDSHHPHTTSATIRPTASNLLSRVNDIIQFEGEVVENQLFRNNVKMLKGDAFFSDPHTLRITAEGDSESVTAENILIAVGTIPAPTPNVPVDGTTVVNSDGVLNLEQLPKTLAVVGAGVIGIEYASMFAELGLEVIVVDGRDRPLEFLDEEIVDELIHQMRNKNVLFRLNETVSHLEISSHPHRRAILQLESGKRLVSDTVLYAIGRRGATDSLNLKAAGLETDNRGRLNVNEQFQTAVPHIFAAGDVIGYPSLAATSSEQGRLAACYAFKVPTHPMVDHFPIGIYSIPEISMVGKTEKALTEAKIPYESGIARYREIARGAIMGDQTGLFKMLFHRDDHRLLGVHAIGTGATELIHVGQAVLGMGGGLDYFMKTVFNYPTLAECYKVAALDAYNKLQE
- a CDS encoding CBS domain-containing protein, with the translated sequence MTIDSTTQKTLRESRFGQITADKLMETAVRSETSEATAELIASMLMEGFGSVPIIDHDDRLLGIVSEFDLLNTIASGKTLAQVKAGEIMTSNPISVTTDTDVFTVIEVLQNNHLIRVPVVNSSGKLVGILARRDVLRGYLQANASW
- a CDS encoding PDZ domain-containing protein encodes the protein MPIKILLISITLCLLGLPQAFADMGPSPHPSADPHEGYGQADLPQGIIGVALHISAHKVGDSATLYVRAVHPEGPAAKAGIAHGDEILLVDDEPLTGKTYQEIVAMIRGDIGQSVQLKIKGERGVREVSILRVSEDMLTGKKKT
- a CDS encoding DUF523 and DUF1722 domain-containing protein, with the protein product MRTSACRTPYHGISRRKRMEQDYNMPRLGISRCLLGDEVRYDGRHKRDHFLTSVLGHYVQWVPVCPEVEAGLGVPREAMQLVEPAESPRLLTINTKKDLTGLINRFSNKRIRELKDLRLDGYVFKKDSPSCGIRHVQLYDSEDRPRPKGVGLFAQAFQQSFPSIPIEDEGRLQDVSNRENFIAQVFCSYRWNQLFKQAFTHKAIMTFHAQHKYLLLAHSRTHYEDLGRLVASAKDFTPRRLAMLYSSTFMEALTVKTTVRKHVNVLQHLMGHLKKFLQPVEKEEFVEVISDYHRGAVPLTIPLTLISHYVRIFKISYLADQVYLHPHPKELILRNHVQHDSKSYLQLSRVGR